One genomic window of Camelina sativa cultivar DH55 chromosome 5, Cs, whole genome shotgun sequence includes the following:
- the LOC104788778 gene encoding F-box/kelch-repeat protein At5g48990-like — MRIVHTRTVYDGHVYLPGMYEKQDSLNCVEVYNTETQSWNPVPPNKRRLDFKNMDGVIYINGKVEDTPLYPKAFKPKDSTWESVGLDKLSDRVAFCTVDGVDYTYVPCTCCASAERFSWRAEKTEGEGGGSRRLEGLQGLPQFDKSASVKLANYGGDKLVVLWDKSVQRFGFKKKMIWCAVISLEKRNDQEIWGKVEWSDEVLLVPNSYEFLCAKSVTV, encoded by the coding sequence ATGCGAATAGTTCACACCCGTACTGTATATGATGGGCATGTGTATTTACCAGGAATGTATGAAAAGCAAGATTCTTTGAACTGCGTTGAAGTTTACAACACAGAGACTCAATCTTGGAATCCCGTCCCGCCCAACAAACGGAGATTGGATTTCAAAAACATGGATGGAGTTATTTACATTAACGGTAAAGTAGAGGACACTCCTTTGTATCCTAAGGCTTTTAAGCCAAAGGATTCGACATGGGAAAGTGTAGGGTTGGATAAGCTTTCTGATCGGGTTGCTTTTTGTACGGTAGATGGGGTAGACTATACTTATGTCCCTTGTACTTGTTGTGCCTCTGCTGAAAGATTTAGTTGGAGAGCAGAAAAGACTGAGGGAGAAGGAGGAGGTTCCAGAAGATTAGAGGGTTTACAAGGGTTACCTCAGTTTGATAAGTCTGCTTCTGTTAAATTAGCAAATTATGGTGGTGATAAGCTGGTTGTTTTGTGGGACAAGTCTGTGCAGAGATTTGGgtttaagaagaagatgatttggtgTGCAGTGATCTCACTTGAAAAACGCAACGATCAAGAGATTTGGGGGAAAGTCGAATGGTCCGATGAGGTTCTTTTAGTGCCCAATTCTTATGAATTCCTGTGTGCTAAATCTGTTACTGTTTGA
- the LOC104788779 gene encoding probable thiol methyltransferase 1 isoform X1: protein MAEKQQSSGYSSGGNIIPTPEEAATFQPQVVAEGGWDKCWEDKVTPWDQGRATPLIVHLLDTSSLPLGRTLVPGCGGGHDVVAMACPERFVVGLDISDKALKKANETYGSSPNAKYFSFVKEDVFTWRPEEKFDLIFDYVFFCAIEPELRPAWGKSMHELLKPDGELITLMYPMTDHEGGAPYKVALSSYEDVLVPVGFKAVSVEENPDSIPTRQREACEVEEDQLMLNQARDLTLFSKISVCVLRIN, encoded by the exons ATGGCTGAAAAACAACAGAGTTCAGGTTACAGCAGTGGTGGAAACATTATCCCTACTCCTGAAGAAGCTGCTACCTTCCAGCCCCAAGTTGTTGCTGAAG gTGGATGGGATAAATGTTGGGAAGACAAGGTAACACCATGGGATCAAGGAAGAGCCACACCTCTCATTGTTCATCTTCTCGACACTTCATCTCTCCCTCTTGGCCGTACTCTTGTCCCCGGCTGTGGCGGA GGACACGATGTAGTTGCGATGGCATGCCCTGAACGCTTCGTCGTTGGATTGGACATTTCTGATAAGGCTCTCAAGAAAGCTAATGAG acttACGGCTCCTCACCGAATGCAAAGTACTTTTCGTTCGTGAAGGAAGATGTTTTCACTTGGCGTCCTGAAGAAAAGTTCGACCTCATCTTTGATTATGT GTTTTTCTGCGCAATTGAACCAGAGTTGAGACCTGCATGGGGTAAATCCATGCATGAACTGCTAAAACCTGACGGCGAACTCATAACTCTTATGTATCCG ATGACCGACCACGAGGGTGGAGCTCCCTACAAAGTAGCTTTATCTTC ATATGAAGATGTGTTGGTTCCGGTAGGGTTTAAAGCAGTGTCCGTTGAGGAGAACCCAGACTCCATTCCCACTC GGCAAAGAGAAGCTTGCGAGGTGGAAGAAGATCAACTGATGCTTAATCAAGCGAGAGATCTTACGCTGTTTAGTAAGATCAGTGTGTGTGTACTAAGAATAAATTGA
- the LOC104784942 gene encoding la-related protein 6B-like, whose amino-acid sequence MADQQTLDSSTHPPTTQSDDLSRSHSTSSTTSASSSLDPSLLRSLSSSRLNAGAPEFVPTPPLPQPPRMIIPPPPPHGMLHHMYHHQPPFNAPVLRPVPIQLPVQNHHHRFHHHQNRHQNQQYVPVRNHQDYQQQRGGGGGAVGGELEPDLVPKKNDRRENHSKRESKTDQATETGASVTIDSKTGLPEDTIQKIVNQVEYYFSDLNLATTDHLMRFICKDPEGYVPIHVVASFKKIKAVINSNSQLAAVLQNSAKLVVSEDGKKVRRINPITESAIEELQSRIIIAENLPEDHCYQNLMKIFSTVGSVKNIRTCQPQNNGSGAPPAARSAKSDGTLFSNKVHAFVEYEMVELAEKAVADLNEAGNWRSGLRVRLMLKHQTKEPKQGQGRGRKGHDAEVEHEEDDATTSEQQPIEKQSEECSGEWDTHVQEQPIIGEDQGNEKAVGQRKGRNRGRGKGRGRGQPHQNQNNNHNGRGGNHHHQHHHHQVGTPPSNNPMNNMEQPGMGKQQPPGPRMPDGTRGFSMGRGKPVMVQAE is encoded by the exons ATGGCTGATCAACAAACCCTAGATTCTTCTACTCATCCTCCTACTACTCAATCTGATGATCTATCTCGGTCCCACTCAACTTCTTCTACtacttcagcttcttcttccttagatcCATCGCTCTTGAGGTCTCTATCCTCTAGTAGACTCAACGCCGGAGCTCCTGAGTTCGTACCTACTCCTCCGTTGCCACAACCTCCGAGGATGATTATCCCGCCTCCTCCGCCTCACGGTATGCTTCATCATATGTATCACCACCAGCCTCCTTTCAATGCTCCGGTTCTACGTCCTGTTCCAATCCAGCTTCCTGTTCAAAACCATCATCATcgctttcatcatcatcagaatcgtCATCAGAATCAGCAGTATGTTCCGGTGAGGAATCATCAAGATTATCAGCAGCAgcgtggtggtggtggtggtgctgtCGGTGGTGAGCTGGAACCGGATTTGGTTCCGAAGAAGAACGATCGGAGAGAGAATCATAGTAAGAGAGAATCTAAGACCGATCAAGCTACTGAAACTGGAGCTTCTGTTACTATTGATTCGAAAACTGGTTTGCCTGAAGATACTATCCAGAAGATAGTGAATCAG GTTGAATACTATTTTAGCGACTTGAACTTGGCGACCACAGATCATCTGATGAGATTCATTTGCAAGGATCCTGAAGGATATG TGCCGATTCATGTTGTTGCATCCTTCAAGAAAATTAAAGCTGTCATTAACAGTAATTCTCAGCTTGCCGCAGTGCTACAGAACTCAGCAAAGCTT gttgttagtgaagATGGAAAGAAAGTGAGACGCATAAACCCGATTACTGAGTCTGCTATAGAAGAGCTCCAG TCTCGCATAATTATTGCTGAGAATCTACCTGAGGATCATTGCTACCAAAATCTGATGAAGATATTTTCAACTGTTGGAAG TGTGAAGAACATCCGTACCTGCCAGCCACAAAACAATGGAAGCGGTGCTCCACCCGCAGCAAGATCAGCCAAAAGCGATGGCACGCTTTTCAGTAACAAG GTCCATGCTTTTGTTGAGTATGAGATGGTTGAGCTAGCCGAGAAAGCA GTTGCTGACTTAAATGAAGCGGGAAATTGGAGGAGTGGTCTTAGAGTCCGTTTGATGCTAAAGCATCAG ACAAAGGAACCAAAACAAGGTCAAGGACGAGGAAGAAAAGGACATGATGCAGAAGTAGAACATGAGGAAGATGATGCTACAACATCGGAGCAGCAGCCGATTGAGAAACAATCTGAAGAGTGTTCTGGAGAATGGGATACACATGTGCAAGAGCAGCCAATAATA GGAGAGGATCAAGGGAATGAGAAAGCGGTTGGGCAAAGAAAAGGGCGTAACAGAGGTAGAGGAAAGGGACGAGGACGAGGTCAACCACACCAGAACCAGAACAACAACCACAATGGGCGAGGAgggaatcatcatcatcagcatcatcatcatcaagtggGAACACCACCTTCAAACAATCCAATGAACAACATGGAGCAACCAGGGATGGGGAAGCAGCAACCACCTGGACCACGAATGCCTGATGGGACGAGAGGGTTCTCAATGGGACGGGGAAAGCCGGTCATGGTTCAGGCAGAGTGA
- the LOC104784943 gene encoding outer envelope pore protein 37, chloroplastic-like, translating into MADPSSPNHPPPSSLSPTPQSGTSELPPPSPPTCSALSFLKTANRPKLRVTSEFDSDSLLFLNKVSCKLFDNLAKLKLSFQNNSQREISQPQVSFTSKHVSVLYDIEEKNTFIKSNLDVHPRLQLRALHNVKAQQGEIAMEANLTEPGYSLELSSPVPIGYPRATLKFPLGEISLQEREDEEEEKQKRVLSVNGILKRQAMNGICTALYTDEELRLRYAYKDDALSFIPSISLPSNAASFAFKRRFTPSDKLSYWYNFDSNMWSAVYKRTYGKDYKFKAGYDSDVRLGWASLWVGDEAGKVKTTPMKMKVQFMLQVPQDDIKSSVLMFRVKKRWDI; encoded by the exons ATGGCGGATCCGTCTTCTCCAAACcatcctcctccttcttctctttcaccaaCCCCTCAATCAGGAACCTCGGAATTACCGCCACCGTCTCCACCGACTTGCTCTGCCTTGTCCTTTCTCAAGACTGCCAACAGACCAAAGCTCCGTGTTACATCTGAATTCGACAGCGATAGTCTCCTTTTCTTAAACAAAGTCTCTTGTAAGCTCTTCGACAACCTCGCCAAGCTCAAACTCTCGTTTCAGAACAATTCCCAGCGCGAGATTTCACAGCCTCAGGTCTCCTTTACTTCCAAACACGTCTCTGTTCTCTATGATATCGAAGAGAAGAACACCTTCATCAAGAGCAATCTCGATGTTCACCCTCGCCTTCAGCTCCGAGCTCTTCATAATGTCAag GCACAACAAGGAGAGATTGCTATGGAGGCAAATCTGACTGAACCAGGCTATTCTCTGGAGCTTTCATCGCCTGTTCCTATTGGTTAT CCAAGAGCGACTCTTAAATTCCCACTTGGAGAAATTTCGttacaagaaagagaagatgaggaggaagagaagcaGAAAAGAGTTTTGTCTGTTAATGGGATCCTCAAACGTCAAGCCATGAATGGTATTTGTACCGCTCTATACACAGATGAAGAGTTGAGGCTGAGATATGCTTATAAG GATGATGCATTGTCCTTCATTCCGAGCATTTCTCTTCCTTCCAACGCTGCATCGTTTGCATTTAAACGTCGGTTCACCCCTTCAGATAAGTTGAG CTATTGGTACAACTTTGATTCAAACATGTGGAGTGCGGTGTACAAACGCACATATGGTAAAGACTACAAATTCAAAGCTGGATATGATTCTGATGTACGCCTTGGCTGGGCATCTCTCTGG GTGGGGGATGAAGctggaaaagtgaaaacaacaCCAATGAAGATGAAAGTGCAGTTCATGCTTCAAGTTCCACAAGATGACATCAAATCGTCAGTGTTGATGTTTCGAGTCAAGAAAAGATGGGACATCTGA
- the LOC104788779 gene encoding probable thiol methyltransferase 1 isoform X3 has translation MAEKQQSSGYSSGGNIIPTPEEAATFQPQVVAEGGWDKCWEDKVTPWDQGRATPLIVHLLDTSSLPLGRTLVPGCGGGHDVVAMACPERFVVGLDISDKALKKANETYGSSPNAKYFSFVKEDVFTWRPEEKFDLIFDYVFFCAIEPELRPAWGKSMHELLKPDGELITLMYPMTDHEGGAPYKVALSSYI, from the exons ATGGCTGAAAAACAACAGAGTTCAGGTTACAGCAGTGGTGGAAACATTATCCCTACTCCTGAAGAAGCTGCTACCTTCCAGCCCCAAGTTGTTGCTGAAG gTGGATGGGATAAATGTTGGGAAGACAAGGTAACACCATGGGATCAAGGAAGAGCCACACCTCTCATTGTTCATCTTCTCGACACTTCATCTCTCCCTCTTGGCCGTACTCTTGTCCCCGGCTGTGGCGGA GGACACGATGTAGTTGCGATGGCATGCCCTGAACGCTTCGTCGTTGGATTGGACATTTCTGATAAGGCTCTCAAGAAAGCTAATGAG acttACGGCTCCTCACCGAATGCAAAGTACTTTTCGTTCGTGAAGGAAGATGTTTTCACTTGGCGTCCTGAAGAAAAGTTCGACCTCATCTTTGATTATGT GTTTTTCTGCGCAATTGAACCAGAGTTGAGACCTGCATGGGGTAAATCCATGCATGAACTGCTAAAACCTGACGGCGAACTCATAACTCTTATGTATCCG ATGACCGACCACGAGGGTGGAGCTCCCTACAAAGTAGCTTTATCTTCGTAC ATATGA
- the LOC104788779 gene encoding probable thiol methyltransferase 1 isoform X2: MAEKQQSSGYSSGGNIIPTPEEAATFQPQVVAEGGWDKCWEDKVTPWDQGRATPLIVHLLDTSSLPLGRTLVPGCGGGHDVVAMACPERFVVGLDISDKALKKANETYGSSPNAKYFSFVKEDVFTWRPEEKFDLIFDYVFFCAIEPELRPAWGKSMHELLKPDGELITLMYPMTDHEGGAPYKVALSSYEDVLVPVGFKAVSVEENPDSIPTRKGKEKLARWKKIN; this comes from the exons ATGGCTGAAAAACAACAGAGTTCAGGTTACAGCAGTGGTGGAAACATTATCCCTACTCCTGAAGAAGCTGCTACCTTCCAGCCCCAAGTTGTTGCTGAAG gTGGATGGGATAAATGTTGGGAAGACAAGGTAACACCATGGGATCAAGGAAGAGCCACACCTCTCATTGTTCATCTTCTCGACACTTCATCTCTCCCTCTTGGCCGTACTCTTGTCCCCGGCTGTGGCGGA GGACACGATGTAGTTGCGATGGCATGCCCTGAACGCTTCGTCGTTGGATTGGACATTTCTGATAAGGCTCTCAAGAAAGCTAATGAG acttACGGCTCCTCACCGAATGCAAAGTACTTTTCGTTCGTGAAGGAAGATGTTTTCACTTGGCGTCCTGAAGAAAAGTTCGACCTCATCTTTGATTATGT GTTTTTCTGCGCAATTGAACCAGAGTTGAGACCTGCATGGGGTAAATCCATGCATGAACTGCTAAAACCTGACGGCGAACTCATAACTCTTATGTATCCG ATGACCGACCACGAGGGTGGAGCTCCCTACAAAGTAGCTTTATCTTC ATATGAAGATGTGTTGGTTCCGGTAGGGTTTAAAGCAGTGTCCGTTGAGGAGAACCCAGACTCCATTCCCACTCGCAAG GGCAAAGAGAAGCTTGCGAGGTGGAAGAAGATCAACTGA
- the LOC104784945 gene encoding probable thiol methyltransferase 2 — protein MEKAAGKAMAVQSSFEIFQRLVSEDSSGGWEKCWEAGATPWDLGKPTPVIANLVQTGSLPNGRALVPGCGTGYDVVAMASPDRYVVGLDISKTAVERSLKMFSTLPNAKYFSFLSEDFFTWEPAEKFDLIFDYTFFCAFEPGVRPLWAQRMEKLLKPGGELITLMFPIDELDERSGGPPYSVSVSEYEKVLIPLGFEAVSIVDNELAIRPRKGMEKLGRWKKSSTFHSTL, from the exons ATGGAAAAAGCCGCCGGTAAAGCTATGGCAGTCCAATCGTCCTTTGAAATATTCCAACGGCTTGTGAGCGAGGATTCTTCTG gtgGGTGGGAGAAGTGTTGGGAAGCAGGAGCTACTCCATGGGACTTGGGGAAACCAACTCCGGTTATTGCTAATCTCGTCCAGACTGGCTCATTGCCTAATGGCAGAGCTCTAGTTCCTGGTTGTGGTACC GGTTATGATGTGGTGGCAATGGCCTCCCCTGATCGTTATGTTGTTGGACTGGATATATCTAAAACTGCGGTTGAGAGATCATTAAAG ATGTTCTCCACACTGCCTAATGCAAAATACTTCTCCTTCTTGAGTGAAGACTTCTTCACTTGGGAGCCAGCTGAAAAATTCGATCTCATTTTCGATTATAC CTTCTTCTGTGCATTTGAACCTGGCGTGAGACCTTTATGGGCACAGAGAATGGAGAAACTTCTGAAACCTGGTGGAGAGCTTATAACATTGATGTTTCCT ATCGACGAACTCGACGAACGTTCTGGAGGTCCTCCTTACAGTGTATCTGTGTCTGA ATACGAGAAGGTTCTAATTCCATTGGGGTTTGAGGCAGTCTCCATTGTGGATAACGAACTTGCTATAAGACCACGCAAG GGAATGGAGAAGCTTGGAAGATGGAAGAAATCTTCCACATTTCACTCCACCTTGTAA
- the LOC104784944 gene encoding uncharacterized protein LOC104784944, with protein sequence MSSCIPLRLLLPLTTPPPPSDSSHAPSSLRSQNPNFNRRSSSSSSTSCSSQSQLFPARIRRFRSSVSMCLPEHTRAQDNTDIGSNEDDHIKCVLESDEESGLRIPTQAQAIVEGSGSVAVSELKPTADVDYIQELLAIQQQGPRSIGFFGTRNMGFMHQELIEILSYAMVITKNHIYTSGASGTNAAVIRGALRAERPELLTVILPQSLKKQPPESQELLSKVQNVVEKPHNDHLPLLEASRLCNMDIISQVQQVICFAFHDSKLLMETCQEAKNLRKIVTLFYLD encoded by the exons ATGAGTTCGTGTATACCTCTGAGGCTACTTCTGCCTCTTacaactcctcctcctccttcagaTTCTTCTCATGCTCCTTCTTCTCTCAGATCGCAAAATCCTAACTTTAATCGccgatcctcttcttcttcttcgacctcTTGTTCTTCCCAGTCGCAGCTTTTCCCTGCGCGGATACGCAGATTCAGATCCTCTGTTTCCATG TGCTTACCTGAACACACGAGAGCTCAAGACAACACAGATATTGGGAGTAATGAAGATGACCACATCAAATGTGTGCTTGAATCGGATGAAGAGTCTGGGCTGAGGATTCCAACTCAGGCGCAGGCTATCGTTGAAGGGTCTGGTTCAGTTGCAGTTTCAGAGCTAAAACCCACCGCTGATGTTGATTACATACAA GAGCTATTGGCGATACAGCAGCAAGGGCCTAGATCAATTGGCTTCTTTGGGACAAGAAATATGGGTTTCATGCATCAAGAACTGATTGAGATTCTTAGCTACGCCATGGTTATAACG aaaaatcatatatatacttcaggtGCATCTGGAACTAACGCTGCAGTTATAAGAGGTGCATTGAGAGCAGAGAGACCAGAGCTTCTAACAGTAATCTTACCCCAAAGTTTGAAGAAACAACCTCCTGAGAGCCAGGAACTATTGTCTAAA GTACAAAACGTGGTAGAAAAGCCACACAATGATCATTTGCCATTGTTAGAAGCTAGCAG GCTGTGTAATATGGATATCATATCACAAGTACAACAAGTAATCTGCTTTGCGTTTCATGACAGTAAGCTTCTTATGGAAACATGTCAAGAAGCTAAAAACCTACGCAAGATCGTCACTCTCTTCTACCTCGATTGA